One genomic segment of Mycolicibacterium gilvum includes these proteins:
- a CDS encoding DUF2277 domain-containing protein, with product MCRNITELRGLEPAATADEIEAAARQYVRKVSGITRPSGANTDAFEAAVAEVTESTRRLLSGLAPRKQPPKTVPPLRRPEVRERLNLA from the coding sequence ATGTGCCGAAACATCACCGAGCTGAGGGGCCTGGAGCCGGCCGCCACCGCCGACGAGATCGAGGCCGCCGCACGTCAGTACGTCCGCAAGGTCAGCGGCATCACCCGCCCCTCGGGTGCCAACACCGACGCGTTCGAGGCGGCCGTCGCCGAGGTCACGGAGTCGACCCGGCGGTTGCTGTCCGGTCTGGCGCCGCGCAAGCAGCCGCCCAAGACCGTCCCGCCGCTGCGCCGCCCCGAGGTGCGCGAGCGTCTGAACCTGGCGTGA
- a CDS encoding enoyl-CoA hydratase translates to MSTSTDVLLVDTRDRIQTLTLNRPGSRNALSAALRSRLFEALRQAQADDEVDVVILTGADPVFCAGLDLKELGDTTELPDISPKWPPMTKPVIGAINGAAVTGGLEIALYCDILIASDQARFADTHARVGLLPTWGLSVRLPQKVGVGMARRMSMTGDYLSADEALRCGLVTQVVPHAELQDTARQVATSIVGNNQKAVRALLASYHDIDDAQNGAALWQEAAAAREWMKSTSGDDIAESRSNVIERGRTQVRP, encoded by the coding sequence GTGAGCACCTCCACCGACGTCCTTCTGGTCGACACCCGTGACCGTATCCAGACCCTGACCTTGAACCGGCCCGGTTCCCGCAACGCGTTGTCCGCGGCGCTGCGCAGCCGGCTGTTCGAGGCGCTGCGCCAGGCACAGGCCGACGACGAGGTGGACGTCGTGATCCTGACCGGCGCCGACCCGGTGTTCTGCGCGGGGCTGGACCTCAAGGAACTCGGCGACACCACCGAACTGCCCGACATCTCGCCGAAGTGGCCGCCGATGACCAAGCCGGTGATCGGGGCGATCAACGGTGCCGCCGTGACCGGTGGGCTGGAGATCGCGCTGTACTGCGACATCCTGATCGCCTCGGATCAGGCCAGGTTCGCCGACACCCATGCCCGTGTCGGGCTGCTGCCGACGTGGGGGCTCTCCGTGCGGCTGCCCCAGAAGGTCGGCGTCGGCATGGCCCGCCGGATGAGCATGACCGGCGACTACCTGTCGGCCGACGAAGCGTTGCGCTGCGGGCTGGTCACCCAGGTCGTCCCGCATGCCGAGCTGCAGGACACCGCCCGCCAGGTCGCGACGTCGATCGTCGGCAACAACCAGAAGGCCGTCCGCGCACTGCTGGCCTCCTACCACGACATCGACGACGCGCAGAACGGTGCGGCCCTGTGGCAGGAGGCGGCGGCGGCCCGCGAGTGGATGAAGAGCACCAGCGGTGACGACATCGCCGAAAGCAGGAGCAACGTGATCGAGCGCGGCCGCACGCAGGTGCGGCCCTAG
- a CDS encoding DUF1802 family protein — MTATPVESRGTAPPTRPALKEWSAAIHALLDGRQTVLLRKGGIGEKRFDIPAEASGSRFLLFPTVAHSHAERVRPEHRDLLEPAAADSTEDEVVVRAGASVVASIPVERPENLGSIAVHHIWTGESVQYDRLDFRPRHRLTALVVATVPLVEPVRLARTPDYRGCSSWVRLPVDPRWGEPVHSEAELDRVARLVRDSVG; from the coding sequence GTGACCGCGACACCGGTTGAATCTCGCGGGACCGCGCCGCCGACCCGTCCCGCGCTCAAGGAATGGAGTGCGGCGATCCACGCGCTGCTCGACGGCCGGCAGACCGTGCTGCTGCGCAAGGGCGGCATCGGGGAGAAACGGTTCGACATCCCTGCCGAGGCGTCCGGGTCGCGGTTCCTGCTCTTTCCGACGGTCGCGCACAGTCACGCCGAGCGCGTGCGTCCCGAACACCGTGACCTGCTCGAGCCCGCCGCGGCGGACAGCACCGAGGACGAGGTCGTGGTGCGCGCCGGCGCGAGCGTGGTCGCATCGATCCCTGTCGAGCGGCCCGAGAATCTGGGATCCATTGCGGTGCATCATATCTGGACGGGTGAGTCGGTACAGTACGACCGGCTCGACTTCCGGCCCCGGCACCGCCTGACGGCGCTGGTGGTCGCGACGGTCCCGCTGGTCGAGCCTGTGCGTCTGGCGCGCACCCCGGACTACCGCGGGTGCTCCAGTTGGGTGCGGCTGCCGGTGGATCCGCGGTGGGGCGAGCCGGTACACAGCGAGGCGGAGCTGGACCGGGTGGCCAGGCTGGTCCGCGACTCAGTCGGCTGA
- a CDS encoding DUF3558 family protein translates to MVAKLRLFSALCALVAAVVVVCQVNPAGLTTPAGVDLRSTFAPLPDATPPPYASTTIKSPVIDLTDPDPFNPCRDIPLDAVQRIGLAYTPPTQEDSLRCKYDAGNYQMAVETFVWRTYEESLPPDAVELDINGHRAAQFWIMKPTDWNNRWWITCMVAFQTSYGVIQQSLFYSPIYSEPDPDCMQTNLQRAHELSPYYIY, encoded by the coding sequence ATGGTCGCCAAGCTGCGACTGTTCTCGGCGCTGTGCGCGCTGGTCGCAGCGGTTGTCGTGGTCTGCCAGGTGAATCCTGCGGGACTCACCACGCCGGCCGGGGTGGATCTGCGGTCGACGTTCGCACCGCTGCCGGATGCGACGCCGCCTCCCTACGCAAGCACGACGATCAAGTCCCCGGTGATCGACCTCACCGACCCCGATCCGTTCAACCCGTGCCGCGACATCCCGCTCGACGCCGTCCAGCGCATCGGGCTGGCCTACACGCCGCCCACGCAGGAGGACAGCCTGCGCTGCAAGTACGACGCCGGGAACTACCAGATGGCGGTCGAGACGTTCGTGTGGCGCACCTACGAGGAGAGCCTGCCGCCGGATGCGGTCGAGCTCGACATCAACGGCCACCGCGCCGCCCAGTTCTGGATCATGAAGCCGACCGACTGGAACAACCGCTGGTGGATCACCTGCATGGTGGCGTTCCAGACCAGCTACGGCGTGATCCAGCAGTCGCTGTTCTACTCGCCCATCTACTCCGAACCGGATCCGGACTGCATGCAGACCAACCTGCAGCGCGCCCACGAGCTCAGCCCGTACTACATCTACTGA
- a CDS encoding CocE/NonD family hydrolase: protein MSSELARRARRALSRVFDLPPPVCDFVVHRELRVPMRDRVELVADHYAPHTASPAGTLLVRGPYGRGLPFATMFASFYAARGYHVVFQSVRGTFGSGGEFDPFVNEVDDGADTAAWLRDQPWFTGTFATIGLSYLGFTQWALLTDPPPELAAAVITVGPDDVSGPRWGAGSFGLNDFLGWSDLVGRQEDPNRVRTLLRQARAQRRVTSASLRLPLAAASRELLGDGAPWFESWLDHPDTDDPFWTRLRLRDGLERAEVPVLLLTGWQDLFVDQTVEHYRMLAGRGVPTGLTIGPWTHGDMMTKAAPTMLRESLDWLATHLKGEPPQRRSPVRIHLSRRGWLNLPDWPPAMPSLVLHPQPGGGLAPGAPGAADATFVYNPGDPTPTVGGRLLSPVGGYRDDTALARRADVLTFTGTALASDLPVVGVPVLDMAHTCATPHNDLFVRISQVDAHGRSRNVSDGYVASAPDSGTVTVELDPVAWTFPAGSRIRVLIAGGSHPRFLRNLGTGEHAGTATDFATARHTVHLGEDTRLTLPAGPPPPSAD, encoded by the coding sequence GTGAGCTCTGAACTCGCTCGGCGCGCTCGGCGCGCGCTGAGCCGTGTCTTCGACCTGCCGCCGCCGGTCTGCGATTTCGTGGTGCACCGCGAGCTGCGGGTGCCGATGCGCGACCGCGTCGAGCTGGTCGCCGACCACTACGCACCGCACACCGCCTCCCCCGCGGGCACGCTGCTGGTGCGCGGACCGTACGGCCGCGGCCTGCCCTTCGCCACCATGTTCGCCTCGTTCTACGCCGCGCGCGGCTACCACGTCGTCTTCCAGAGCGTGCGTGGCACGTTCGGTTCGGGCGGTGAGTTCGACCCGTTCGTCAACGAGGTCGACGACGGCGCCGACACCGCCGCGTGGCTGCGCGACCAGCCCTGGTTCACCGGCACCTTCGCCACGATCGGCCTGTCCTACCTCGGGTTCACCCAGTGGGCGTTGCTCACCGACCCACCCCCGGAACTGGCCGCCGCGGTCATCACCGTCGGACCCGATGATGTCAGCGGGCCGCGTTGGGGCGCAGGCTCGTTCGGACTCAACGACTTTCTCGGCTGGAGCGACCTGGTGGGCCGGCAGGAGGATCCGAACAGGGTGCGCACTCTGCTGCGTCAGGCTCGCGCGCAGCGCCGGGTCACCTCGGCGTCCCTGCGCCTGCCGTTGGCGGCCGCCAGTCGGGAGCTGCTCGGCGACGGCGCACCGTGGTTCGAGTCGTGGCTCGACCATCCCGACACCGACGACCCGTTCTGGACGCGACTGCGGCTGCGCGACGGCCTGGAACGTGCGGAAGTCCCGGTGCTGCTGCTGACCGGTTGGCAGGACCTGTTCGTCGACCAGACCGTCGAGCACTACCGGATGCTCGCCGGCCGCGGCGTTCCGACCGGGCTCACGATCGGGCCGTGGACGCACGGGGACATGATGACCAAAGCCGCCCCGACGATGTTGCGGGAGAGCCTGGACTGGCTCGCGACCCACCTCAAAGGTGAACCACCGCAACGTCGTTCCCCGGTCCGCATCCACCTCAGCCGACGGGGCTGGCTGAACCTGCCCGACTGGCCACCGGCGATGCCCTCGCTGGTCCTGCATCCACAGCCGGGCGGCGGGCTGGCCCCCGGGGCCCCCGGCGCCGCGGACGCCACCTTCGTCTACAACCCGGGCGACCCGACACCGACCGTCGGAGGCCGGCTGCTCTCCCCCGTCGGCGGCTACCGCGACGACACCGCGCTGGCCCGCCGCGCCGACGTGCTGACGTTCACCGGCACCGCGCTGGCCTCGGACCTGCCCGTGGTCGGCGTGCCCGTGCTGGACATGGCGCATACGTGCGCAACTCCGCACAACGACCTGTTCGTGCGGATCAGCCAGGTCGACGCGCACGGACGATCCCGCAACGTCAGCGACGGCTATGTGGCGTCGGCGCCGGATTCGGGCACCGTGACCGTCGAGCTCGACCCCGTCGCGTGGACGTTCCCCGCCGGTTCGCGGATCCGGGTGCTGATCGCCGGGGGCTCACACCCCCGCTTCCTGCGGAACCTCGGCACCGGCGAACATGCCGGGACCGCAACGGATTTCGCCACGGCCCGGCACACCGTGCATCTCGGCGAGGACACCCGGCTCACGCTGCCCGCGGGTCCACCGCCGCCATCAGCCGACTGA
- a CDS encoding metallophosphoesterase family protein has translation MSTDERRPTLWAVSDLHTGHTGNKPVTESLHPASPDDWLIVAGDVAERTDEIRWALDLLRKRFAKVIWIPGNHELWTTQRDPMQIYGKSRYDYLVTMCDEMGIVTPEHPYPVWTEEGGPATIVPMFLLYDYSFLPQGAGTKAEGLAIAREKNIVGTDEYLLSSEPYATRDAWCRDRVNYTRGRLEDLDWMMPTIQVNHFPMVREPCDAMFYPEFSLWCGTTATADWHTRYNAICSVYGHLHIPRTTWYDGVRFEEVSVGYPREWRRRRPYRWLRQILPDPKYPAGYLNEFGGHFQITQEMRDNAAKMQQRIKDRG, from the coding sequence GTGAGCACTGACGAACGACGCCCCACATTGTGGGCGGTCAGTGACCTTCATACCGGCCACACCGGCAACAAGCCGGTCACCGAGTCACTGCACCCCGCCTCACCCGACGACTGGCTGATCGTCGCCGGCGACGTCGCCGAACGCACCGACGAGATCCGCTGGGCGCTGGACCTGCTGCGTAAACGCTTCGCCAAGGTGATCTGGATCCCGGGCAATCACGAACTGTGGACCACCCAGCGTGACCCGATGCAGATCTACGGCAAGTCCCGCTACGACTACCTGGTCACCATGTGCGACGAGATGGGCATCGTCACCCCCGAGCATCCCTACCCCGTCTGGACCGAGGAGGGCGGCCCCGCGACGATCGTCCCGATGTTCCTGCTCTACGACTATTCGTTCCTGCCCCAGGGGGCCGGCACGAAGGCCGAGGGCCTCGCGATCGCCCGTGAGAAGAACATCGTCGGCACCGACGAGTACCTGTTGTCGTCGGAGCCCTACGCGACGCGCGACGCCTGGTGCCGGGACCGCGTCAACTACACCCGTGGGCGCCTCGAGGACCTCGACTGGATGATGCCGACCATCCAGGTCAACCATTTCCCGATGGTGCGCGAGCCCTGCGACGCGATGTTCTACCCCGAGTTCTCGCTGTGGTGTGGCACCACGGCCACGGCCGACTGGCACACCCGCTACAACGCGATCTGCTCGGTGTACGGCCATCTCCACATCCCGCGCACCACCTGGTACGACGGGGTCCGCTTCGAAGAGGTGTCGGTCGGTTATCCGCGGGAATGGCGTCGCCGCAGGCCGTATCGCTGGCTGCGCCAGATTCTTCCGGATCCGAAGTACCCGGCCGGCTATCTCAACGAGTTCGGCGGTCACTTCCAGATCACCCAGGAGATGCGCGACAACGCGGCGAAGATGCAGCAACGCATCAAGGACCGCGGATGA